The Mercenaria mercenaria strain notata chromosome 10, MADL_Memer_1, whole genome shotgun sequence genome contains a region encoding:
- the LOC123539910 gene encoding G2/M phase-specific E3 ubiquitin-protein ligase-like, translating to MSGSINNHSIEPDADTVEDQSSNQTNDVMSAEEYFEQDDIQLAIEESFLSICNSNKEEKDSLLLKKWVDKALQPSEPQIIVVQRERLLQTTLRVVGKSTFNWSQPLRIVFSGEDGDDQGGPKREYLWLLSKAVAEASLCGPEGNMIFAHDGEKLEHMTFEMYGKLTAYNVLNGGPGLPMISTMLYSFMTDQDIKPHVDILMPSQTEEISCIKEVCNLFHAEITQFVNGLDKVGSLHKEILHAPEAFSSLFVHQAVHLKFDTFRLLYEVNFSPEGSNNRRLEKDTVYCLEAFLIECDGKENDIALADVLMFWTGTSSVPPMGFDKKLEVDFVTADRKLPVAHTCGMVLELVRALADPDLFKEDMGKAIKWSGGFHLC from the exons ATGTCAGGTAGTATCAACAACCACTCTATAGAACCTGATGCCGACACAGTAGAAGATCAGTCTTCCAACCAGACAAATGATGTTATGTCAGCGGAAGAGTATTTTGAACAAGATGACATCCAGTTGGCCATTGAAGAAagttttttaagtatttgtaaTAG CAATAAGGAAGAGAAAGACAGCTTACTGTTGAAGAAATGGGTTGACAAAGCACTACAGCCCTCAGAGCCACAAATAATAGTTGTTCAACGGGAGAGGCTGTTACAAACGACGTTAAGAGTTGTTGGTAAATCTACTTTCAACTGGTCACAGCCGCTGCGAATAGTATTCTCTGGTGAAGATGGAGATGACCAAGGAGGTCCAAAGAGAGAATATCTCTG GTTGCTGAGCAAAGCTGTTGCTGAGGCTTCCTTGTGTGGCCCTGAGGGAAACATGATCTTCGCCCATGATGGTGAAAAGCTTGAGCACATGACATTTGAAATGTATGGTAAATTGACAGCATACAATGTCCTTAATGGTGGACCAGGCCTACCGATGATCAGCACCATGCTGTACTCCTTCATGACTGACCAGGACATAAAACCCCATGTAGACATTCTTATGCCTTCCCAGACCGAGGAAATTTCTTGCATTAAGGAGGTTTGTAATTT ATTCCATGCTGAAATTACCCAATTTGTTAATGGACTGGATAAAGTGGGTTCGTTGCACAAAGAGATCCTCCATGCACCTGAAGCATTTTCTAGTCTGTTTGTTCACCAAGCTGTTCATCTAAAGTTTGACACATTCAGATTATTGTATGAAGTGAACTTCAGTCCAGAGGGTTCCAATAACCGAAGGTTGGAGAAGGATACAGTATACTGCTTGGAGGCATTCTTGATTGAATGTGATG gcAAAGAAAATGACATAGCCTTGGCAGATGTACTGATGTTTTGGACAGGAACAAGTTCTGTGCCCCCCATGGGGTTTGACAAAAAACTTGAAGTGGACTTTGTTACGGCTGATAGAAAACTGCCTGTAGCCCATACCTGTGGCATGGTTTTAGAACTTGTGCGTGCGTTAGCTGATCCTGATTTATTCAAGGAGGATATGGGGAAAGCTATTAAGTGGAGTGGAGGATTCCACTTATGTTAA